One genomic window of Vibrio mangrovi includes the following:
- the ubiG gene encoding bifunctional 2-polyprenyl-6-hydroxyphenol methylase/3-demethylubiquinol 3-O-methyltransferase UbiG codes for MTTIQNVDPKEIQKFEEMASRWWDLEGEFKPLHQINPLRLNYVLEKSNGLFGKQVLDVGCGGGILTESMAREGATATGLDMGKEPLEVARLHALESHLQIDYVQRTIEEHAQLNPAAYDVVTCMEMLEHVPEPLSVIQACARLVKPGGHVFFSTLNRNFKSYLFAIIGAEKLLQIVPDGTHEHDKFIRPSELLRMIDQTSLQELGITGLHYNPLTQTYRLGNRVDINYIVHTTLL; via the coding sequence ATGACAACGATACAAAATGTTGACCCGAAAGAAATTCAAAAATTTGAAGAAATGGCCTCCAGGTGGTGGGATCTGGAAGGAGAATTTAAGCCATTACATCAAATTAACCCGCTCCGGCTGAATTATGTTCTGGAAAAATCCAATGGATTATTTGGCAAACAAGTTCTGGATGTCGGATGTGGCGGTGGCATTCTTACAGAAAGCATGGCCCGGGAAGGTGCAACCGCAACCGGGTTGGATATGGGGAAAGAGCCTCTGGAAGTCGCCCGGCTCCATGCTCTGGAAAGTCACCTTCAGATTGACTACGTTCAAAGAACAATTGAAGAGCATGCGCAGTTAAATCCAGCAGCTTATGATGTCGTCACCTGTATGGAAATGCTTGAGCATGTCCCAGAACCACTTTCTGTAATTCAGGCATGTGCCCGGTTGGTTAAACCCGGTGGGCATGTATTCTTTTCGACACTCAACCGTAACTTTAAATCTTATCTGTTTGCAATTATCGGGGCGGAAAAGCTACTACAGATTGTTCCGGATGGCACCCATGAGCACGACAAATTTATCCGCCCTTCAGAGTTACTCCGAATGATTGATCAAACATCACTACAGGAATTAGGCATCACCGGATTACACTATAATCCGCTGACTCAGACCTATCGTCTCGGGAATCGAGTTGACATCAATTATATTGTTCATACGACCTTGCTGTGA